The Entomobacter blattae nucleotide sequence GCAAATAACAATTTTGCTGAAATCCGGATTTCTTGCATAAGGATAAAATTGAGAAAAAAGATATCCAATTTTTTGTGTTGAGTGATCATCAACGTTTCTAAATAACTCTTGAATATTGCTTTCCAAAGTTCTTAGCTGCTCTGTATTATATTTTAAATGACAAGAAAGCCAACTTACTAAGTTATTTTCTAACCACACGTGACTCTCTGAGTTTGCTAAATCCTTCCACAGCAATGTTGATGAATCAACTGTATGATTTTTTATATTGTCTTTATTATTAAAAAAATCAGATAACCCACACCTGTTTAAATAACGAATAGCCTCATTCTCTTCATCTAATCCATAAATTACTATACCACACCGCTTACTAATTAAGTACTGAACTATACTTGCAAACAAGGCAATCCCAGAAGGTTCAGCGAAAGATAAATTCGAAAAATCAAATCTATATAATTCAGATAAAGACCTATCAGCTGGCAAAATTTCTTTTAAAAGATAATCTATTTGACTTCTTTTTAAATATTTTGGAATTGACACATTTTTGACTGTGCACAGACGCGTCATCTAATATCACCATAATCCGATAGCATGTTAAACAGCTTATACGATCACTAATTACAAATTATCAACGTTTATTTTTTCTTTACTTTATCCTACTCTGCCTTCCCCGTTGTTCCACTTCCTGTCTCAACTCCGCCATGAACGTGGTTTTGCAGGCTGATGGAGCCGGATTTTACGTCACCCTGGGCTGTGATAGAGCCTGTTACCTCCAAGTCCCCCGTGATTTTAATCGGTTTATTGGAGATCAACTCTATGCCACCGTCAGGATCAAACCGAATAATATGTTCAGCGGATTTATCAGAATGGAGATTCTGGATAAAAACAGCATCTTCCCAGGCGTGGGTGCGTAATGTTTCGGGGGCATCGTCCTTGAACCCGTCTTTTACCCTGGAGATATCACGTTGAGAAAAGCAGACAAAACCAATATCTCCTTCCACCGGATCAACCTGGATGAGACAATTGCCGCCCTGAACATACCCATAGGGCACGTCAAATATCTTCCCATGGGGAATAGCCTCACCTGTTGGTGTTATCTGGTGCACCATGGGCGTGCAGGTGAGGCGCCTTTTGGCTCTATCCACCTTCACCACACGGGCAGGAATAGACGTGTTCACGTTCTGTTTGATGTGGCGGTCGATATGGAATGTCTGAGCATTATACGGCTCCTGCACCTGAGCTGGCGTTGCAAACCCAAAATAGCGTTTTTCCTGTGCCATAATCTACCCTACAAATGGAAAACTATCATCATCGTCATCGTCGCTGTCATTAGCATCAGCCCCATTTGGTGCCGAAAAATCTGAATGTTCCTGGCTGTTGGGCAGATACCCGACAACGGTTGCGTTGAGATCGGTAAACCATGGCCCACCATTAATTTCACTGGAGAGCTGGTGTGTTATCCCGTGCACGGTGTAATAACCCGCAGCACCAAAAAAATCGCTCTCGACCTTGATCAAATCCCCATTGCGGATATCATTTCTGAACAATGTTCTCAGGCCAATAATCGCCCCGTTGAAACTGGGATAGCCAATAAGGCCGGTCTGCTTGTTTACCAGCACATAGCCCGCTCTGGTCACCGCCTCCTTACCCTGCAAATCTTGTCGGTAATAGCCGGAAACCTGCTCTACCGGTTTGCCACTATAAGTCTGCCTATGGCCGCCCTCTGGCCAGATGGCAATAACCCCATTTTCGATAATATAGTTGAAATTCCCCAATAAGGAGCATTTTTCAATCTGGGCCCGGACATCGCCTGAGAGATACGGATTGCGCAACACAGTGGTCACGCCATTATTCTCGAAAACCATATCGTTTTCATCAGCGAGCTGTTTGATAATCTGGGCGGCCTCGATCTCGCCCTCGTAGCTGGTTACTGTATGAGGTGTTAGGTAAACGTTACCCAATGAAGCCGCCTGAATAAACATGAACGGGTCTGGAGCAGAGGTAAAATCGGCATAGCTCTGGATCAGAAAGCCATTAAACACACGGCTAAGCCTGTCTGGCCCATCGCCTGCATAAATGCTCACCTGAATATTTTTGGTGCCATCGTTGAATTTAAATGTGGCAGGGTTCCCAAACTGGCTGAGCGCTGCCATATTCTCCCGGCTCATATTGTAAATCTGTATCTGGGCCTGGGGCTGGGTTTGCCCGCCAAATACGACGATAGAGCAATTGATCCGGTAGTTCCTGAAAGGGAGCCCAGATTTACGCTGCCCTTGAGACCTCAGAGAAACATCCTCATAACTATAGGTGTGGTAATTGAGCTTTTTCTGCCCTTCTGGGATTTCCACCGTGACCGTTAAATAGCGGTGGTTAAACGGGCTCTGATTAATTGGGCTATTGAGTGTTTCACTCATTGTAATTTGGCCTCACTGTCCCACACCAGAATATACCGGCTGCCAAAGCCTGTAAAAAACGGATCTGAATTGCCCTGCATATCGTAGAATGTTAAATCCCCCCTGAAACCCAGATAGGCCAGCTGGATCATCGGCACGTTATTGCGGCACTGCATGCCCAGAATAACCGGTTCACCAGCCAGATACACGTCTATAAACGTGCCAATATTGAGTTTGGTATCAATCCTCAACTGCACATTCTGCCCACCCAACCCAACACGAACATTCTGGTTGGAGACCGGATTGAGGGGAATGAGCTGTTTAACCACGGGGAACCTCACCGAATGTATTGGTTAACGCATCAAAATACTGCACGCGGGCTGTTTGCAGGCTGTTCATTTCCGCTGTTGTCGTGTAGCCCTGATCCTCTGAACTGGTGACCACACCGGTTTTGGTGTTTTTCCATGTGGTGGTGGCATAAAGCCGCACCTCCTGAAGGGTGAGCAGGGCATTCACCAGCTGTACACCCCCTTGCGATGTGCGTTGATAATTGATGCTGGTCACATTCAGGTTGATATACCAGGAGTCAGGGGTTTGTAAGGCGTAAAGCTGTGTATCAACCCGCATATCCTCTAATAGCCTCATAAAAACCTTACGCACAGCCTCCGTGCTGCCGCAGCTTATGCCAACTTGATAAGTGTTTGGACTAAGGGTTTTGTTATAGGAAATAAAATCCCCACCCTCCAGTGGCGCATTGGCAATATTGCTCTGGCCAGAAAACTGCACCTGGTAATACACAAGGGCATTCCTATCTGTGCCAACATCCCCAAAAGCATCCTTGAGGCTATTCTGATTATACAAAACCCATCTGGTGTTAATAAAATCGTCCAGGTAATCAAACGCCACACTGGAGAGAAAACCACTCCCCGTAGTGGCGAGCAATCCCCCAACCACAACATTTACCCCTTCAGGCGGCCGCTTTAACGCAGGCACACCCGCATCATTCGGAACGTTGGGATAAAGAGGTTTTTCAATGGGAGGCTTAGCCATTATTGCGTTCCTGTATTCGCCTGCCAGGCATTGGGTAAGGCGGCCATCTGAACGCTCCTGGAAAACTCTTTAGCGCTATTCGCATTAACGTTGATTGGCCCATGAATATTGATGGACGTGCTATTATCCGTTGAGGTGTTGGTATTGATAGGCCCTGCTGCCCGTTGGGCTGCTAACATGGTGTTTCCACCTGCTGCCAAGCCATTACGAACGAAAGCCTGGGTCTGATGTAAGTTCTTGATAAGATTATCTGCTATTTGACCTCGCGACCTTTGCTCACCTACCCGATCTCTAGGCCGCTCATAATCAACAAATGCTCCAGCCGCTTCATAAGCATTTCTGGCAGCTTTTAATTTTGCATTGGCTCTTTTTTCTGTTGTATTGAGTTCATGGATTATAAAACGAGCTTGGTCGATGAAAGATGAACTGTGAATATCCTTACCAGACCATTTTTTAAATAACGCCTGTCTGTCAGGGTGCCATTGGCCGAGACCATAAGCAAGGCCACCATCTCCCTTGTCAGATTTTTCATTTAAACTGCTCTCTTTTACAAGATTGGCAACAATCCCTATTGACTGATCTCGCGTATATCCACCCTCCTTTTGGAACAACTCAACCAAAGCATCTGTTCTGCCAGAAGAGCCAACACCGCCAATATTTCCCATACCGCCCATATAAGGCCTATAAGGGATTTCAGCGCCTCTTGCTGGTGAAATGGGGTTCAGGTAAGATAAAGGCCCCAAAGGGCCAGGAATAACAGCATCTGTTTTATTCGATGTTTTTGCTATGGAAGCCAAACTGCCCGAACCGGATACTTGGGCATCAGCAATCTGTTTTCCTGTTATACCATCTAATGCTTTTTTGGTGCCATCAAATTTGGAAAGCAGATCAAGGGCTGTTATTATCACCTGAATGGCCGTGCCAACAATACCAATAGCTGCCGTAAACCTTGCCAGGTTCCCCAATTTTGACGTTACCGTTGCAGCGGCTGCTTCTGTTTCTACCACCTTCGCCATAGCAATAGTTGAGCGCGCTATACCTAATGCTGCCCGTATGGGAACAAATACCCCACCAATAGCCAGAACAATGCCTGTAGCTGCAGTAAATAAAGCTACGGACTCTGCAATCCTATTGGCGGCATCTGGATGTCGTTCAGCAAATTCAGCTGCTTCAGAAATAATTTTTGAAATGGCTTCAAGTGAAGGCTCAATATCATGAGCAATAGCATACTGAAACCTCCCCCATTGCGCCTGTATCTCACGCACGTTTTTATCCAGCCGCTTATCAGCCTCAACATCATAGTTTTTGGTCAAGTCTCCAGCACGTGACATTGACTGCTGAAAATTCCCAAAATTAGCAAACCAGTTGGCAACATTACCACTAAAGCCAGCTGTTTCTTTATAATCTGTTGACCTCACCCCTTGGTTTCTATCACGAGCACGCTCTATCTCATCCATTCGGCGAACTAATTCAATGGGGTCTAAATTGGCTGCATCTCCAATACCTAAAACATCTCTTGCAAAATGCAAAATCCTTCCACCCGTGCCATTCCTCTGAAGGACATCGGTTTGCTCTTCTCTAATCGCCTCTAATGCCTGTTGACCTTCCTCTTGGCTAGCACCACCAAGCAAACCAGCTACACGCCATTTGTAGAGGTTTTTAGGATCAACCTGGATACGCTCAGCTACCCTGGCAATATCAGCGCCTTGTTGAGCAACAGACGTTACAGTTTTGGCAATAGCCGAAAGTGAGGCTCCACCTGCAGCAACAGCTGCGAGTGAGAGAAGCGTATCACGCAGGGAAGCCACGTTGTCACGCCGATAGCGCATGATACGCGCCTCCTCAGCCGCCTGTTGGCGTTGTGTTGTTAATGATCGCTTGGCATTCACTACACCCTGATCTGTTATTTTCTTTTCTTCACGAACTTGACGATTCTTATACTCGGTAGTCCCCTCATATAGAGCTATCACTGAAGCTAAAGTTTCTTTTCCGTATCTCTGCTGTTCCGTTAAATCTTCATCTCTAATAGATTTTAATTTATCGAAAGAGCGTTTTATTTCTGTAGGAGTAGCCCCAAGCGCTTGCCCCAACGTTTTAATCGCAGCACGAGCTTTACGATCTGTATTGGTAAGCCCCGCCAATAACGCCTTAGCTGCATCCTGTGCATCTGCACTGCCGCCAATAAACCCTGAGGCATCCATGTCGAGGGTTACGCCAAAAAAGTAATCTTTATCTGCCATTTTGTGGCTCCACTTGCGCTTCTTTCATCGCTTCAGACTGATTAGTGCCTTGCACCGCCATAATTTCCAGCAGGTCGTAGAGGTCTTTCACCCCGTAAAAACTCTGCAATTCCCGCAACGAGGCAAGCCCAGCCATAATAGCCAGACTTACAGTGTTGGGGACGTTTCGTGTGACATAGCCGCCCCTACCGTTCTCAGCCTGCGGTAAATTGAGGGGACGGCGGGCATAAAAAAATCGGTATGCAGCCTGAACGCCTCTGCCCGTAAGGTAACAATCGTTGAGGAATCCTCTATACTATCCCTGTCAAATGGCTGTTCCTCGCCGGATTTCCCCATAGAGATACAGGCCATGAGCGGAGCCAATACGCGTTCCTGCTCCTCAAACGGCAATTGCATAAAAATACGCAAGCCCAGCACAGAAACAAGTTGGGCAGGCGTGGCTTCACGTTGTGTTTCAGCGGCCTCAACCGCCTGCTGTTCCGCCTCTGCCTGGGCCCGTTTGATAGCGGGGTGCTCTTTACTCATACCTGAGGGCGGTTTGATCTCTGGCACAACTGGCTCAGTAAATGCCTCCCTGATACTATCAGAGAGCATCATCATTAGACCGTTTTCTGATTGCAGGGCGCATCGATAAACCGTGCTGATCAACTCCCTGCCCCATTCCTCACAATCATAAGCACTCATTTCACGAATGAGGAAGGTTTTCCCTTTATCTCGACCCTGTTTGATGGTGATGGTTTTTTCTCTTCTGGACATAGATACCTCAATAAGGAGCTGGTAATGATTTTGTAAAGGTCATCTGGAAGGTTTGGGCGGCCTGCACACGCTCATGGGCTGGTAGAGGGGTATAGTTGGTTAGAGCCCCGTTAATAAGCGCGTAACCCCTTTGCAAGGCTGGAATTTTCAAGGTCGCATTCATTTCCAGTGTTTCGCGCAAGGTTTGCTGGATACTGTAGATGGTTTCCATAAACTCTGCCGTGTCGCTATCGGGCATAATGGAAAAATCAAACTGCACCAGGTTGGGCACCCAGCCAAAATGGGCCTTGCCATCAACACCTAAAACAACCTCAGACGTTGTTTGGGCTGCTACAGCAAAGGCGCGGTCTGCCGCCCATCCCTCTAACTCATATGGCACGCCGAGGATGGAAGAAAACTGGCTAAGGTCTATACCCGTAATGCCAGAAAGAGAATTAGCTACTCCACGAGAGGTAGCCGTTACAACCAGAACGGAATTGGCCGATGTAATGGAACGATTAACCATATTACTGCACCTCAATACTGGCTAGGTGGATACGCTGAACGGACTGACCATCAACGTAATAGAATTCGCACGGCGGAGAGGCCCTCAATACGCGAGCCTGTGGGGCGACGGCCTCTGCCCGCACTGAGAGGAACCAACCCCGTGTTTGCAGCGCATTGACGGCAGCCTGCCCGTATTTGGCTGAAATATTCTGCTTTTGCTCGTCTGAGAGGGTAATGTTTGGCCGGATCGCCCCAAATGCCAACGCCTGATTAATTGTGGACTGCATGGCGTTTTCAATAAACGCTGACCCCGTCGTATTATAGGGAATGTTGCCTTTATTGATCAGCAAATTAACAAGGGCGGCCCTGAACGCCCTATTGAGCCATATCTGGTCGATATAGCTATCCGCCCATAGCCATTCACCCGTAACAGAACCAGGGTAGAGGAAATTAAACGCCTGTGTGCTAGAAGCGTAATCCCCATAAAAATTATAGCCCTTACTCTCCAAAATATTCGCCACACGCATGTCATTAACAGAGGCGGCTAATCCAGTTTGTCTACGGAATGCAAATGTATAACGCCCGTCTGTCGCTGTAAAATCCAGACAGGCAGGAATAGAGGCAACAAACGCTGCATGGAGTGGATCGTGATAGATAGGGAATATTCCGTTAAATTGCAGGGTTTTAATGCGCTCTGCCCAGGTCTGCCCCACTGGCTGGCTGGTAATAGCCTCGGATGTGTCGTGTAAAATTGCCATCACAGCACGATTTTGAGCGTCCGTCCATTGCGCCAGTGGTGTTTTAAGATCAGCAGGATCAAACGCACAAAAGAACGTTGCCCATTTCTGGTTTTTATGCCTTATAGCTGTCATAATGCTATCAGGGCTTGGATTATCTGCCGCCAGAGACTGCACCGCCCCAGTGAGGGATGTTAGACGTAGAGGTGCGGCCAGTGTTGTTCCGGTTGCAGCAAACCCCACACTGGACTCTGATCCTGTTTTTGCACTGCTGATAACAAAGCCATTATTGCCAGAGCTGAAATTAACAATTAATGGATCGCCACCGGCATGCTGCATATTGGCTGAAATATAATCAGCCGCATCTGAAAAACTTCTCACTGAAGAAAATACCAGATTATCAGCTGTATAGTTTATACCATCAACAATAATGGCCAGACTCCCAGATAGAGACTGCAACTCAGTCAATGTCATACCTGATAAATCGCCCCCCTCCAGATAGGCAGAGGTTGAGGTTGTAGGGAAAAACGCAACCAACAACTCGTTAGGCAGGTTTGTTGAGCCCGTAAAACCTCGAAAGTAAACCTGGGCCTGGCGGTATTCCAGGCTATCGTAGCCCAGTTTGTGGCCGATATCCTCAGCTGTTGTAAATGATAATACAACCCCGTTAGGAATGGCTGCATTCTGGCTAAGCATTAACCCGACAAGCGTGTTCTGGCTCTGCCCCACTGGCAAAACCTTGGGATCAATCTGGACAATATCGTTCAGTTCAATGGACATGGGAACTCCAATAAAAAAGCCCCCAAAACGGGGGCTGGTTGGTTAAGCTATTTTCTTTCTCTTCTTCTTGCGTTCCTGCAAGTTGAGGAAAACAAGCTGATCTATACGGTGCTGCATGTAATCTTGAATGCGACGCTTGCCAGAGAAATTGAACCACAGGCGCAATAGCTCATGATGAAACAACCACCGACCCGTTTCCCTGCTACGTTGAAGACGATAAACAGCCCTTGTGTTGAAAGCAAATTCCCTGCACCAGCCAGAGGCTAGCGTTACAAGATTGCCACGCCGGAATGAGCCATAACCCATATCATCAAGGAAGTTCTTCATCGGTAGATAGCGCTCAAATATTTGGCTATCCTGTAAATGAATAAGCTCTTTCTCGATGTTGATCGCACCACTTGCCAGCTGAACGGTTGCTCTCGTCGATGCCTGAACACTCGCTTCAATCAACGCGACTTTAGCTAATACATCCGAAAGCTGGTCAGTAGAGACAACTTTATGTTGCTGATCTCTTAACTGGTTTTCAGCCCAGATAAAATAACGGCGAATAAGCTTACCCTGCTCGTTATTTTCTACCATCGCAAGCTCTTTGGCCATGTCGAGGGAGATTACATACTGTTTTTTATTATGACCACCTGAACCTTTTTGCTCCCCCATTTTGGGGAACAAAATATTGTAATCTTCTTTCTCTATAAATCCATATTTAGTTATTCTTTCATCAATCCAAGTTGAATAATCTCTTCCAACTCCTAATCCCTTATGCAAATCCCTGGCATCAGCAATCCCTAAAACTTTCCTCCCGCCAATAACAACCTCTGTCGCTGTGCAGAAAGTTGCAACTGCCTGAAACTGCTCAGGAATAGAATTGTTGGAATTTTGGGTAACTTGTGTTACATTGTTCATGTATTTAGCTTTCTAGCTAGATGTTTCGAGAGAAGCAGCAGATGAACTTGTCGAGGGTGCGTCTGCTGTTTTTTTGTTTTCTGCCAATTTCATTCTCTCAATACAAAATAAAATCTGGCCGTTTATCGAGCGTTTATTCTCTATAGATTGCTCTCTTACCCATTTCTTCAAATCATCAGGTATCCGCAATCTATAATGTGTCGATTGACTCATTGTTTAATTTCCTATCCATTATGACACCCTTATGGGTCATGTTCCAAATATATACCAACATGCGTTATTGAAGTCAATTCCAAAATGAGGCATAAATGCGTTATGACAGAAGAAACCGCACATTTCAGATTAAGAATTCCTCAAGACCTAAAAAAAGAGGTAGAGGTATCAGCAAAAGCAAACAATCGTTCTATTAATGCTGAAATCTTGTATGCCTTGGTAGAGTATTATTCAAAAATTGCTAATGAATCTCCCATCCTTTCTTCTTTGCGAGAAGAAGGGGAAGTTTTAGTATCAATAGATAAATTGTCACATGAAAAAGTTTCAAGCTGGAAAAGTAAAGAAGATATAACTAAAAAAGATATCAAAGAAATAAAATCTTTATTTGATAAATACTTAACTGCTTACAATCGAAATGAGCCTTTTAGAAAAAAAACCTTAGAATTTATTCCAAGCATTTTATTGCTTTTAGAAAAATTAAAAAGCTAATTTACGTTAAATGGATTTGTCTCTTAAACCTGAGACTTTCTAAACCCCCACCTCAATAACAGACGGGTCTCGATCGGTGCTTTTCTGGGACTGGAGAATAACGTTGTTATATTGCAGCAGCACATCGACCGTCCACCGCTCCTCGTAGAGGTCACTCTCGTTGATCAGGGCGGTTTGGTGCACCTCATCTGCATAGAGCGGGCTGGTGTGGGCCGTATACCGGGCAAACCAGGTGGCGGCATCAACGTCACGAAATAACTGGGCTAGAATTGTGGCTCTATCCTGTGAACCGTCTCTGAAAAAATCGATCTGATAGCGTAGTTTGATCGGCTGGACTGAGAGCTTTCCGGTCGCTGAATAGCTGCTGCGATTGGTCGATAGCCTCACCTGGGTAATAGGGGTAATCAACGCAAAGGGCTGACCAGGGGTTACATTATAATTCGTCTGCCCGTACTCAACCTGTAACCCTGGGAATAGATCGATCAGATAGGCCCTGAGCGCTACAATAACCCCAGAAATACGGGCATCTACAGGCCCCGTATCTGTGCCGGCCCCCTCGGCCTCTGGGGAGGTTCGTACACATCCGCAACCTCCTGGCGTTTGACAATGATTTTGCTCCACCCGTCCTGTCTCCAATCCTCTAATACCTGAACAACCATCCACGTTTGCCCACGGAACACCAACATATCCTGTGCTTTTTGTTCACCCCTACGCATGCCCTCAATAGCAGAGTTTGTATAAACAGCCATAAACGTGCCCTGCTGATTGATATTATCCAAATGCTGCAAATCGTCAGAGGCTAGGGGTTGGATATTGCCAGTTATAGCAACGTCTCTATATTGGGGTGTTGTGTTGCCTAAAACGTCTCGATAGGTTTTGATAAACTGTTTCCACACAATAGGCTCGTTAGGGCTGATACGGCGCGTTAAACTATTGGCCAGACCTCTAAGATTCATCGGTTTCCCCTACCCATGAGGTAATAGAATCACGCATAGTGCCACCCTGGGAACCTCCTTTGCTTGCCCCAATGAGAGGATTGTCAAACCCCTTGCGGGCAATTGTTGAGAGTGCATTCCCTGGATGTTTAAACGCGTCGATCGTGTTTTTAATATCTTTAGCCATAGCATCCCCCAAATCC carries:
- a CDS encoding DUF3383 family protein, whose product is MSIELNDIVQIDPKVLPVGQSQNTLVGLMLSQNAAIPNGVVLSFTTAEDIGHKLGYDSLEYRQAQVYFRGFTGSTNLPNELLVAFFPTTSTSAYLEGGDLSGMTLTELQSLSGSLAIIVDGINYTADNLVFSSVRSFSDAADYISANMQHAGGDPLIVNFSSGNNGFVISSAKTGSESSVGFAATGTTLAAPLRLTSLTGAVQSLAADNPSPDSIMTAIRHKNQKWATFFCAFDPADLKTPLAQWTDAQNRAVMAILHDTSEAITSQPVGQTWAERIKTLQFNGIFPIYHDPLHAAFVASIPACLDFTATDGRYTFAFRRQTGLAASVNDMRVANILESKGYNFYGDYASSTQAFNFLYPGSVTGEWLWADSYIDQIWLNRAFRAALVNLLINKGNIPYNTTGSAFIENAMQSTINQALAFGAIRPNITLSDEQKQNISAKYGQAAVNALQTRGWFLSVRAEAVAPQARVLRASPPCEFYYVDGQSVQRIHLASIEVQ
- a CDS encoding Gp138 family membrane-puncturing spike protein, whose product is MAQEKRYFGFATPAQVQEPYNAQTFHIDRHIKQNVNTSIPARVVKVDRAKRRLTCTPMVHQITPTGEAIPHGKIFDVPYGYVQGGNCLIQVDPVEGDIGFVCFSQRDISRVKDGFKDDAPETLRTHAWEDAVFIQNLHSDKSAEHIIRFDPDGGIELISNKPIKITGDLEVTGSITAQGDVKSGSISLQNHVHGGVETGSGTTGKAE
- a CDS encoding phage collar protein: MNLRGLANSLTRRISPNEPIVWKQFIKTYRDVLGNTTPQYRDVAITGNIQPLASDDLQHLDNINQQGTFMAVYTNSAIEGMRRGEQKAQDMLVFRGQTWMVVQVLEDWRQDGWSKIIVKRQEVADVYEPPQRPRGPAQIRGL
- a CDS encoding Arc family DNA-binding protein gives rise to the protein MSQSTHYRLRIPDDLKKWVREQSIENKRSINGQILFCIERMKLAENKKTADAPSTSSSAASLETSS
- a CDS encoding Arc family DNA-binding protein; this encodes MTEETAHFRLRIPQDLKKEVEVSAKANNRSINAEILYALVEYYSKIANESPILSSLREEGEVLVSIDKLSHEKVSSWKSKEDITKKDIKEIKSLFDKYLTAYNRNEPFRKKTLEFIPSILLLLEKLKS
- a CDS encoding phage baseplate plug family protein, yielding MVKQLIPLNPVSNQNVRVGLGGQNVQLRIDTKLNIGTFIDVYLAGEPVILGMQCRNNVPMIQLAYLGFRGDLTFYDMQGNSDPFFTGFGSRYILVWDSEAKLQ
- a CDS encoding antA/AntB antirepressor family protein; its protein translation is MNNVTQVTQNSNNSIPEQFQAVATFCTATEVVIGGRKVLGIADARDLHKGLGVGRDYSTWIDERITKYGFIEKEDYNILFPKMGEQKGSGGHNKKQYVISLDMAKELAMVENNEQGKLIRRYFIWAENQLRDQQHKVVSTDQLSDVLAKVALIEASVQASTRATVQLASGAINIEKELIHLQDSQIFERYLPMKNFLDDMGYGSFRRGNLVTLASGWCREFAFNTRAVYRLQRSRETGRWLFHHELLRLWFNFSGKRRIQDYMQHRIDQLVFLNLQERKKKRKKIA
- a CDS encoding phage tail tip lysozyme; its protein translation is MADKDYFFGVTLDMDASGFIGGSADAQDAAKALLAGLTNTDRKARAAIKTLGQALGATPTEIKRSFDKLKSIRDEDLTEQQRYGKETLASVIALYEGTTEYKNRQVREEKKITDQGVVNAKRSLTTQRQQAAEEARIMRYRRDNVASLRDTLLSLAAVAAGGASLSAIAKTVTSVAQQGADIARVAERIQVDPKNLYKWRVAGLLGGASQEEGQQALEAIREEQTDVLQRNGTGGRILHFARDVLGIGDAANLDPIELVRRMDEIERARDRNQGVRSTDYKETAGFSGNVANWFANFGNFQQSMSRAGDLTKNYDVEADKRLDKNVREIQAQWGRFQYAIAHDIEPSLEAISKIISEAAEFAERHPDAANRIAESVALFTAATGIVLAIGGVFVPIRAALGIARSTIAMAKVVETEAAAATVTSKLGNLARFTAAIGIVGTAIQVIITALDLLSKFDGTKKALDGITGKQIADAQVSGSGSLASIAKTSNKTDAVIPGPLGPLSYLNPISPARGAEIPYRPYMGGMGNIGGVGSSGRTDALVELFQKEGGYTRDQSIGIVANLVKESSLNEKSDKGDGGLAYGLGQWHPDRQALFKKWSGKDIHSSSFIDQARFIIHELNTTEKRANAKLKAARNAYEAAGAFVDYERPRDRVGEQRSRGQIADNLIKNLHQTQAFVRNGLAAGGNTMLAAQRAAGPINTNTSTDNSTSINIHGPINVNANSAKEFSRSVQMAALPNAWQANTGTQ
- a CDS encoding phage neck terminator protein, whose translation is MEQNHCQTPGGCGCVRTSPEAEGAGTDTGPVDARISGVIVALRAYLIDLFPGLQVEYGQTNYNVTPGQPFALITPITQVRLSTNRSSYSATGKLSVQPIKLRYQIDFFRDGSQDRATILAQLFRDVDAATWFARYTAHTSPLYADEVHQTALINESDLYEERWTVDVLLQYNNVILQSQKSTDRDPSVIEVGV
- a CDS encoding phage tail fiber protein yields the protein MVNRSITSANSVLVVTATSRGVANSLSGITGIDLSQFSSILGVPYELEGWAADRAFAVAAQTTSEVVLGVDGKAHFGWVPNLVQFDFSIMPDSDTAEFMETIYSIQQTLRETLEMNATLKIPALQRGYALINGALTNYTPLPAHERVQAAQTFQMTFTKSLPAPY
- a CDS encoding phage baseplate protein, which encodes MAKPPIEKPLYPNVPNDAGVPALKRPPEGVNVVVGGLLATTGSGFLSSVAFDYLDDFINTRWVLYNQNSLKDAFGDVGTDRNALVYYQVQFSGQSNIANAPLEGGDFISYNKTLSPNTYQVGISCGSTEAVRKVFMRLLEDMRVDTQLYALQTPDSWYINLNVTSINYQRTSQGGVQLVNALLTLQEVRLYATTTWKNTKTGVVTSSEDQGYTTTAEMNSLQTARVQYFDALTNTFGEVPRG